The genomic segment TTTTTGAATATGTTACAGGCCCTACTGTTGTATCCAACTTAAAAGCATTATCCCCGTTCATTGCCAGGAGTTCATTATACAGGGTTTCACGAGTGATCTTACTGCCTTTTGCTTTGGCACGGATAATACATTCAGCAGCCACCTGTGCCGCCATTATACCGTTTGTGTAATTATGAGAATTAGCTGCCTTGTCATCACGCCCGTATTTTTTTGCAAGAGCAAGCTGCATATCAGTTCCAGGCCCAGGTTCTGAAGTCAGGGTATAAGATGTGGTCCAGAAAAAATTCTCTGCTGCCGGCCCGGCCAGGGCAATAAGGTCATTGCCTCCTGTGTAATGCGCTCCCAGGAAAGTCAGCTTTCCTTCTTCCCCAAATGATTTTGCAGCCAGACCGAGCCTGTTTGCATCCTTGAGCAGGGTTGCCACAGGTGATTGAATGGTCTGGGTAATCACATATTGCACGCCTTTGCTGATAAAACGCTGGAGCATGGCTGTATTGTCAAGGTCTTTTCCATGTTCAGTAACCTCGACTATCTCCATATTCAGACCTGCTTTAACAGCTTTTTCCACATCTTCCACAGGCCCCCGGCCAAAAGCTGAGGGATGGATAAACATGGCTGCCTTTGGAATGCCGCCGCCCTTGTGATGAGCTGCTACATACTCGGCAAGGCCGATACACTGGGCAGAATAAGAAGCAATGGGTAAAAAGATATAATTGGAATCAACCAGGTTTCCAGCATGAAAAGATGCAGGGATAACCGGTATCTTTTCTTCTTCAAAATCCTGCTTCAAAGCCAGGGTGCTGCCTGTTGAATAATTGAGATAGAAAACAATGCCATTATCAAGAAATTCTTCAAAATTTCGTTTTGTAACATCGGTTTTATATTGATCGTCCCGAATTGTGCATTCAATGATGTCATCTCCTAAGAGTTTATTATCATTAACATATTTAAAATAATCCTCAACTCCTTTTGCATATGGATTACCAGCATCCGAGGTAGGGCCTGTAATAGCCAGGGACAGGGCAAGTTTATATGTCTGCCCTGCATGTACGGAACATGAAAAACTGATAATAACTGCAGCAGATACCATAATACTGATAAACTTAATTTTGTTTTGTTTCATTTTTCCTCCTGTTTATTAAATAAATTATTGTGAATAAATACAATTAATAACGAAAGGGCCATAACCTGGTATATGAACGAAAAATACGCCACCAGTTGGCAATCCCTCGGGGTTCAAACATTAAAAACAACACTATAACCAGACCAAATGATAAAGGCCGTAAAGCTGTTGTCAGGTTCATAGTGGCAGGAAGAACAGATCCTGCATATTCGGATATATTTTCAACAAATAAATCCAGCATTTTTATGGCTGCAGGCCCCCAGAAAGAACCGTGGAGAGTACCAAGCCCCCCGACTATTGCCATAGCAAGATATGTAATGGATTCATGAAGGCTGAAGGATTCTATTCCCACTCCCCTGTAAAGATAGGCATGAAGAGCGCCTGCAACACCTGCCATAAATCCTGCAAGGGCAAAGGCATAGACCTTTGTAAGACCTGGATGCATTCCCATTGCATCGGCTGCCCTGTCATTATCCCGGACAGCAACAAGACATCTTCCATACCTGGTACGCAATAAATTACGAATCATAAACCCCAGCAGTATGAGGATGACAAGTATGGCATAATACCAGAACAGGTAATGCTCTTTTCTTGACACCTCGCCTGTAAACCAGAAAACACGGGCTATGGGTATGGTCTGGCCCTGATCAAAAAAATCCATAAAATTTATTGTCCAGGTAAATATCATCTGAAAAGAAAGGGTAGCTATGGCAAGATAAAGGTGTTTAAGCCTGAGTGCAGGAAGACCTACAACAGCCCCGAAAAATGCGCCTGCAAATCCTGATAAAAGTATAACCAAAGGCCATGCATGGGTCAGGAAAACATGTGAATCGCCTATTGTCTTTGCAAAAAAAGCAGCAGTATAAGCCCCTACCCCTACAAAAGCAGCATGACCAATAGAAATCAGGCCTGCAAATCCTGTGGCAATATTAAGACCCAAAACAGCTACAGCAGCAATTAAAATATTATCAATCACAAGCATATATTTATTACTGGGGGGAAAAACCAGGGGCCAGACAAACAAAAGTATAAGAAAAATCAAAAACCCGGTTCTGTCCAGATGTGTTAAAAATATGCGCTGTTCCTGTTTATAGGAGGTAAAATAATTTCCTGTGGTAAGCCAGCGATTGGATGCCATAATCTATACCCGTTCTATTTCGTGAATACCAAAAAGTCCATGGGGTTTAAAAAGCAGGATAACAAGCAGGATAATATAAGGAAGTACCTCAGCTGTTCCGCTCAACCCAAAGTGTCCGTCCAGATAACCGCTTGCAAACTGCTGGATCAGCCCCATTATAATACCAGCAGCAACTGCCCCGATTATGGAATCTAAACCACCGAGAATTACTACTGGAAAAACAGTGATCCCAAATGCGTGAAGGGTGTCAAAATTAAGCCCTGTAATATTGCCGATAATACCGCCGGCAGCAGCAGCACTCAAACCTGCCGCTGCCCAGGCAAGGCCAAAAACCTTTGGTACTGAAATACCGACAGACATTGCTGCAAGCTGATCATCAGAAACTGCCCTCATGGATATGCCGATTGTTGATTTTTTGAAAAACCATGAAAAAGCGGCAATAAGCAGAAAGGTAATAATAACACCAACCAGCTGGGTCCAGCTCACGGAAACTCCGCCAAAACTGATTGGAGTTTTTGGGAAAAATACAGGAAATGAAAAATTTTCAGAACCAAAAGGGGTAAGATAAATAATACCATCTAAAATTGACATCAGCCCGATGGTTACCATAATAACACTGATAACAGGCTCGCCGATAAGCCGCCGAAGGAAAATTCTTTCCACACTCATTGCAAGAAAAAAAGTAATAATCATACTTAAGAAAAATGAAATATAAATGGGAATATCAGCCCAGACAGTCAGGGCATAGGTAATAAATGCACCTCCTGCAATAATCTGCCCGTGTGCAATATTAAGAACCCTGCTGGACTTATAGATCAGAACAAATCCAAGAGCTGAGAGGGCATAAATAGAGCCTACAACAATACCGCTTATCAGCAGTTGAAAAAAATAGCTCATCATTATCCTTTCTTAAACAATTTACATTGTATAAAAACAAATCTGTGTCTCCACTATTGCAGTTTGACCGTCCTGATACTGAAAGCAGGCTTTGACTTTTTTGTCTTTTATTGATTCATCATAAAGTGCATCATAAAGCTCCTGGTATTTTTCCAGTACAAATTTTCTTCTGATCTTTCCGGTTTTAGTTAATTCCCCGTCATCCATATCCAGAAGTTTATATAAGATGGCAAACCGTCTGATCTTAAAATGTTCTTGTTCGGCACCGGCATTAATCAGGGCAATCTGGTCTTGAATCAGTTCTGCTACTTCAGGCTTTGCTGAAAGATCCATAAAAGTTGAAAATGAGACACCGCGGTCTTCTGCCCATTTTCCCACTACAACAGGATCAATATTTACAAGAGTAGAAACATAATCTTCATTATTCCCAAATATAACAGCTTCTTTGATATAAGGACTGAATTTAAGGCGGTTTTCAAGAAACATGGGGCTAAACATTTCTCCATTATTATTGTACATAACATCAGAAACCCGGTCTATTACAATTAAATGCCCGTTTTCATCAAGATAACCTGCATCACCTGAATGAAGCCATCCGTTTTCCAGCAATTCTTCGGTTTTATCAGGAAGTTTATAATAACCCGGGGAAACAGATGCAGACCTGGAAAGAATCTCTCCTGAATCAGAAATCTTACATTCAGTTCCCGGCAGGGGCTTGCCGACTGTATTGGATCGAATATCCCCGTCCCTGTGCATATAGGCAATTCCGGTAATCTCTGTTTGTCCGTAAATCTGTTTAAGATTTACGCCAATAGCTTGATAAAAGGTAAATAATTCAGGCCCCAGTGCCGCACCTCCGGTATATGCCCGTCTCAGGCGGAGAAGGCCTATTTGATTTACAAGAGGGCGAAACATCATCTGCTTTCCAAGCCATGATTTAAAAGCAAGGCCGGCAGGCATTTTCCTGCCTGTCATTCTATATTGTGCAGCTTTTTCCCCTGTTTTTATAAAATAATTATACAAAAGCCTGTTAAACCAGTATGATTCATCAATCTTGAGCCATATCTGAGAACGTATGGTTTCATAGATCCGGGGAGCACCAAACATGAAATGAGGGCCTATTTCTTTTAGATCATCCATAACAGTTTCAACTGATTCAGGAAAATTAATAGCAATGCCAGTAGCCATAGCTACACCAAAAGAGTTCATCTGTTCCCCTATCCAGGCAAAAGGGAGAAAAGAGAGATATTCATCACTTTCCTCAAGAGGATCCACCTTTGTTATCTGAACCCCCATATTTACATAATTGAGATGGGTCATCATGGCACCCTTAGGCAGCCCTGTTGTCCCGGAAGTCAGGCAGAGATGGCAGACCTCATCAGGTTTTCCCTGGTCAACCAGGGATTGAAAATGGTCTGGATCCTCCTTGTGGGCAGTATCTCCCAATTCATAAATCTCCTTTATATTCATGAACCACTTATCTGATTTATAACTCCGCATACCTCGGGCATCTTCATAAATTACTTTTTTTACACCGGGAATTCTGGAACGAATCTCCACAAGCTTGTCAACCTGCTCCTGGTTATCACAAAACACTGCTGTAACATCAAGGTATTCAATGATCCCTGCAATTTCATCAGGAAGACTGGTCTGATATATCCCTGCTGAAATCCCGCCCAGGCTTTGGATTCCAATAGCCATAAAAAGCATTTCAGGGATATTGTCTCCTATAAGTGCGATCTTATCCCCTTTTTTTATCCCGATTTTTTCAAGACCCAGCCCGGTTTTACGGACAAAGGAATAATAATTCTTCCATGTATAGGATTTCCAGTATCCAAAATCCTTTTCACGCAATGCCACCTTGTCGGGAGAATAAAGGGATCTTCGATAGAGTAATTGAGGAATAGTGTATTTCAGCAAATGTTCACGGTCTTCCATTAACTTCTATTCTTCTCCAATATACGCTTCTATAACTTTTTTATCAGATGAAACCTCCTTAGGGGTTCCTGAACCAATCAGCTGACCAAAATCAAGTACACATATATAATCTGAAATATCCATAACAACACCAAGATCATGCTCAACAAGAACAATAGTGGTATTGCGTTCCTGCTGAATATCAATTATGAACCTGACCATATCTTCTTTTTCTTCAAGATTCATGCCTGCCATAGGTTCATCAAGCAGAAGCAGCTTTGGTTCCAGGGTAAGCGCCCTGGCTACTTCCACCCTTTTTTGAACACCATAGGCCAGGGAACCCACCATTTTTTTACGAAATGGCTCCAGTTCCATAAAATCAATAACTTCCTCAACATATTCCCGATTTTCCGCCTCAGACTGTGATGCTCTGCCAAAGAAAAAAACAGCCTGTAAAAAATTATACTTTAAATTTTTATGTCTTGCCAGAAGCAGGTTATCCAGAACACTCATTCCTTTGAAAAGCTCAATATTCTGAAAAGCTCTTGCAATACCGAGAATAGAAACCTGGTGGGGTGATGAATGGGTCAGATCATGTCCCATAAAACAAATTTTACCTTTTCCAGGATGATAAAAACCTGATATGCAGTTAAGCAGGCTGGTTTTTCCTGCGCCGTTAGGCCCGATCACAGATGTAATTAACCCTTGTTCAATAGTCATATTAACATCTTGAAGGGCATTTAAGCCTCCAAAAGTAAGAGTTATATCTGTAATTGTGAGCTGTGCCATATGTTTATGCTTTTTATCAAACAGCTTTTTTATGAGAAAATAAAAGGTAAATAATATTTAAAAATAATAAATATCCAATAATAATCAAATGAATATTATTCATTTGATTGCATCTTATATAAATAGTGTATTATAGTCAAGGCAAATAAGCAGAGTATTTATGAAATAAAATATCAGTCTGTCCTGAGAACCATGCCTCTAAAAGGGGGGATACCTTTTGCTGACTGGGGGTCTTCAAATTCAAAAGGAATGGATTCCAGTTTCATGCTGGAATTTTTCTGAACAGCAAAATAAAGATGGGGCATATCTATATCGTCAGAAACGCCGGGTTCTCCAATAACCTGTTTTTCTTCTAACTGCATACCTGTACTAACACTCACAGACCCTGGTTTTAAATGGGCATAAACCCCCATAGTACCATCATCATGAAGCAGGCGCACAAGATATGTCTGGCCTTTTATAATCCCTGCACTGGTTTTTTTTGTAAATGTTTCCATTGCAATATCCATTACAACACCTTTTCTTGATACACAAACAGGCACTCCTTTTGACATAAGAATATTTACTGCAAAAGCATTATAATTATCATCTGAACCGGAATTATCCTGAAAAGAACGGGAAATCCTGAAACGGTTTCCATTGGGAAAAGGAGGGCGGTATGGTTTTGGCGGGCGGTGTTCAGCCTTTGGATCACCAAATGTAAATCTGTATTCATAAGCATAAGAAAAAGATGCCTGGGGCATGGAAGGCCTTAATGTAAAGGTTTTGATCCTGCCGGCCTGGGGTATGACAAATCTGGCAGGCAAAACAGGAGAAGATATTATATTAACAGCCCTGGTTAAAATAAATTCAATTTCAACAGGCCCATAATACCTGTTATAAACATAAATCTCAGGCTGATTTTCTGTACCCAGAACTTCTGCTTCAATCATGGATTTCTGTTCATCAGCCCTTGAAAAGCAGACATTGGAGAGATTATCTGAATCCTGAAAAATGCTTACCATGGATACAGTTAAAAACACTAAAAACCATGATATTATTTTTCTAAAAATACCAAAGTACTGCCATCTATCACCAGGACATTGTTTCCTCATGCTTCTCACTCCTGATTTAAATATTTTCTGTATCCTGCTGAATAAATAAAATTATATAAAAGGAGATAAATTATTATATATATTATTAATTCCATTTATTGTCAAGATATGAGCCAGTCTTTCAAAATACTGCTTTATATAATCTAAATAAATTCAATTGATTAAAAATAATTGCTAAATTACAAATAATATGTTTTTAAGTGCTAATAATTCTTGCAAGGAAATTTCATGTGTGCTAAAAAAAACGAACGTTCGTTTTTGTTTTTGAAATTTCAGTGTATGAAATTATCTGACTGCGCATTCAATCTTAAACCGTAAACAGCAAAGGAGGATTTTTTAAAATTAACAGGACTGGATTTTTTAAGGAAAAGTGGATTTTTTAAAAAAATTTAAGGAAAAGATGGAGAAGAAATTATGAAAAAATTTTGGGTTTTGACAATTGTATTTTTTGCTGTCTTGTGTCTTACTGCACCTGTTTGGAGCCAGGATGATCAGAATAAAAAAATCGAAGATATTACAGAAGAGGTTCTGTCAGGACCATCGGATCTCAATCCTGAAAAGATCCTGGGGCCTGGAGGTATCGGCATAAAAACCCATAAAGACCTTCTTATGAGTTTTGGAGCAACTGTCAGGTTTATTCCTACACAGGAAACTGACTACGATTTTGGCATGAGTGAGAGTGTGCCTGGATATTTTTATACTGAAGGAGTTAAAGCATTTGCAAACAGTGCAATGACTTCAGCCTCAGCAGCAAGCAATGTTTATACAAGCTCCATAGCAATCAACAATGCAATTGCAGCAGACAGGGGAATACGCTCTGCATTTGACGAATATGCCAACTCCCTTTACCAGGCAAATTCAGTTCTCGGCGCTGCTGTAAAACCTGCTGCTGACGGTGCAGCACAGATACAGAGTGCAGCAAATGCAGCAGCAACCCTTGCCACAGGTCAGACAGCCACCCTTTATACAACAGCTCTTACAGCAGGAAAAATCGCCTCCCAGACCTACGAGGCAGCAATTAAAGCCAAGGACATGGCTGTTGCAGGCGAAGCTTTAGCAGCAATTGCTTCTGATAAGGATTACCAGGCAGCAGTAGCTGCTCAGAATCTGGCTGCTGCACAGGCAAGAGCTGCTGCAGTTGCCACTCCTTATGTTATGAAGGCAGCATTAAATGCAGCTAAAACTCAAGCCGGCGATTCTGGAGCTGCTGCCCTCCAGGCTGTTTTTGCTGATCCTGACTATCAGGCTGCAATGGCTGCCGGCAATACTGCTGCTGCCGAGGCTGCTGCCCAGGCAGTTGTTGTCAAAGCTGCAGGTGCTGCAGGTGATACTGCTGCAAGCGGTGTTATAAAAGATAAAGCAGCTCCAGTAATTGCAGGCGGAGATACTATTGCAGCAAGTGCTGCTGCAAAGATAACAGGAAACCCGGATGCTGTTGCCGCAAATATAATGGATGCAGTTGCATATACTACTGCATTAAACGCCAAAGTTCAGGCATTTTCCCCTTACTATCTTGCAACCTCATTTCTTAAAACCCATTCCAATGAAAGCGGCAGTGTTAATGACGGTTACTTCAGAACTGAAACAAAACTGTTTTTCAATGCAATGCCAAAAGATAAAAAATGGAGCTTTTACGCAGCTTTGGAATATGACAAGCCTATTGATACCAATACTGTTGACAACAGGGGCGGAAAAGACGGCGATTCAAGCAATTTCGGTCTTGAACGTCTTAATGCAAGCATAGAGCTTGTTGATGGTTTAAGACTTCACGGGGGATGGGATATATGGGGTATGGATGTTATTGAAGCTGCATCAATGGTTTATGGAGATGACAACGCAGGATTCTGGTTAAATGGAAAATACAATCCTGTTGATTTTTCAATTGCCTGGATTAAACTGCAAGAAAATGACTTTCAAAACGGTCCAGCAGATCATACCAGTTCAAATGATGCAGACAGAGATCTTATAGCAGGATACATGGATTACAAATTCCGGGAAAACGACAAAGTAAGATTTTTCTATGGTTTTGACAGGATCAGAAGTGTTCCATCACTTGATCTTACTGCTGCCATTGCATCTGAAGCAGGCCTTCAGGATTATGCAGGTATATACGGGAACAACGGAATTAACGGAGCAGATGCTGCTTCACCTGAAATTGACGCTCACACCATTGGAGCCTATTATCTTGGACATTACAATATTATAGAACTCATGCTTGAAGGTGCTTATAAATTCGGTTCTGCTGATGATACGGGTCTGGCTGGTGTTGACAATGGTGTCAATACCATTAAATTCAATGATTTTGATATTTCCTCCTATGCTGTGGCTGCAGACATTGGTTTTGAACTCAAAGATATGGTCGGATGGCACAGCTTTAAACCACATATGGGATTTACTTACACATCAGGCGACGATGATCCAAACGATGATAAACTGAGCGGTTACAGCGGGATTACCAATGCCCAGAGATTTTCAAGAATGTGGGGCGGTGAAAATACCATTATCGGGGATACAAACCTTGTTCTTGGAACTGCATTATACGGATATATACCTGAATTGTATGGAAACGGCACACCTGTTTTTGTCGGCGGACTGCAGAATATGGCAGGAATGGGCAACGGACGCGGCGACAACCCGGGTCTGACCATGTACAGCCTGGGCATTACCGTGCGGCCTAAAATATATCTGATCTACAGAACCAACGCCAATGTCTTTTACTGGAATGAGGATTTCTATGTGGGAAATATGGTTGAACCTGTTACAGTTGATGCTTCAGGTCTGAAAAAACAGCGTTACACCCTTGTTGCAGCAGGATATGTTGGAACTGAATGGGATAATGAAATTACCCTGGCTTTGAGCCAGAATATGTTTATCAAAACCCAGGCATCCTTGTTTTTCCCAGGAGAGGCTGTTGAGGATGTTACATTCGCTCTTTCAGGAGGACGTGAAAAAAGTGACAGCATTGCATCCCGCCTTGCTCTTGAACTGATCTGGAATTTCTAATTTAAGGCATATAAACATATGTAGAGACAAGGCATGCCTTGTCTCTACAAGATAATTTACCCGTCTGCATTCATACTGGTTATTATTTCCTCCAAAATCTTATCAGCTTCATCTGGAGAAACCTGGCATGTTCCAACCTTTTTATGGCCTCCGCCCCCGTATTTCAGCATAAGAGAACCAACATCGGTTTTTGATGTCCTGTTAATAATACTGTGGCCGCATGTCATGACTACATTCTGCTTATTCAAGCCCCATATAACCTGGATGGATATATTTTGTTCAGGATAAAGACTATAAAGCAGAAAACGATTTCCAGTATAAATCTCTTCCTGATTTCTTAAATCAAGAATAATAACATTATTCCTGATAACTATATTATCCTTAATCATCCTGCGGAATAATTCATCCTGATCAAAATACCGTTTTACCCTTTCCTTAACATCTTCAATTTCAAGGATTTCATCAACAGTTTTGTGTCTGCAGTATTCTATCATGTCCATCATCAACTGATAATTACTAATCCTGTAATCCTTGTATCTGCCAAGACCTGTGCGGGGGTCCATGATAAAAGAAAGAAGAACCCAGCCTTTGGGGTTTAAGATTTCATCTTTTGTAAAATCAGCAGAATCAGCCTTATCAACTGCTGCAACTAATTCCTGGAAACATTTTCCTGGAAATTTCTCCTTGCCCCCGTAGTATTTATATATAACACCTGCGGCACTTTTAGCTGTAGGATCACTTATGCCTTGAAAATCCCCGAATGCCTTTCTTTCATCCTCGCTTGAATGGTGATCAAACCAGAGACCGCAGCCTTTTACATAGGGTATGTTTGCAAGAATATCATCACTGCTGACTTCAATCTTTCCATCCTGGATATCCTTTGGATGAACAAATTTAATATCATCAATCAAGCCGGCTTCTTTAAGAAGAACTGCACATCCAAGCCCGTCAAAATCTGAACGTGTTAACAGCCTCATAAAAACCTCCTTTATTAAAAAAATAGTTATTGATTTTAGACTGGTCTCTTATATCATATATTATAAACAATTTCGTCAAATAAATTTGTTTTATAAAATAAAAAACGCCCCGGCCAAAGACAGGGGCGTTTAATAAACATCTCATCTAAATACAAGGTACTGAAATAAAATTTATTGCCGGGGTACATATATTTTAACGACCGGCATGGCAAACCAGCAGACATGAGGGACATTTTGATATTCCCAAGTTCTGAATTCGACATTAAATTGTTCAGTGTATAATAACAATTTTCACTTCATATCGGCATAAAGACTGGCAAGAAAATCTCTGTCCATTGACATATTTGATCCGTTCAAAGACTTAATGGATATGTTTTTGAGTCCGATTTGATTCAAAGCAGCTTTTATTAAAGATTCTGTCTTTGACAGCAGTTTTTTATATCTGACTGCAAATAATGTCCTTTCAGTAATCTTATGGCTGATTAAAGATAATTTAACTGCAAGAAAGTGTTCCAGTGTTTTTTCAAAAATTTTGGAATATAACTGGTTTGACATGCTTTGATAATTGATGCCTGTTGTTATTTTGGGATTGAATGCAAATGGAAATATATCAAGTATCAGAATACCTGCCTCATTAAGTTTGTTTATGAAATATTTTTTCTTTTCTGTTTTATTTGAGAAGCTGTTTTTCATAGCATTACCCAATATTGCCTTTAAATCATTGAAATGGAAAAATGCAGTGAAGCCATAGTCGGGGTTATAAATGTATGCTTTTTCCTCTCCAAACAGCGGCGCTTCAGAAAATAAAAGTATTTTTATTGAATCAATTTTATTTATCTGTTCGTTCCAGTATTTTTCGGTAAAATCAAAAGCTGATTTTAGATATTTCTCATCTTCGATAAAATCTTTTTCAATATTTTCCTGAATATATATATCATACAATATTGATTTAATATCTATCCAATTCATTAAATTCGCTTTCTTTTATTGAGCAATTCTATTTTTTACTACTCATTTTCATTTTAGCAAAACGGAACATCACTTTTAACACTGCCGGTTGATTGATAGTTATATCATTTTTTCCACCTTTCAGCTTGTCCTATGCTGCTTCTAATTCAGCTTCATCTGATTCTCCGGGAGTCAATGTTAAAATAAGCCGTATTCTTTTATGTTGTTCTTCATTCAGTTCTTTTTCCAAATGATTCCAGATATAATTTTGTCTTTCCAACTGTGACATCCCTTCAAATATTTTTGAAACAATAAAGCCTCCGATCTTTCCCGAACTGCTTTCTTCCATATCAATCTCCAATTCTTTAAGACCCAGTTTTTTAAGCACTCTTTTTATTTCTTCAATGTTTTCCATTTTTTTACTCCTATGCTGAGTACTGTATCAGTTCTTCAGACGCATATCGGTAATTGTTTTTCCACCTGGACCAGATATTACCGAGTGCTGCACCGATATTTCTTCTCTGACTGATTATTAAGTTTCCTTGCTTCTTTAATTCTATCCTGAGATGCTTCAAAGTAATGTTCAGACGATATTTTTATCTTGATATAGTTTTCGAAAATTTTCAATATATCATGTCAGGGGAAAAAATTGATATTTGTATTTTTTGTTATAAATACCCCTTTTTATATAATTATTGAAAAATAAGATTTATCTCTATAATGTGGTTAGCCAAATAAAAGAGGTGAGACTGAATCAGTACCCCATCAAAAATTTAATAACAAAAAAAATCTTTGTCCAAATGTAGAGACAAGACAGGCTTGTCTCTACGATATTTGTAACTTAATTTATGAACAGGTACTTAATAGGGTTTTGACGCTAAAGCTGTCAATTTTTATGCTGGAAAAGATGCATTATATTCTTTAAGCAGCATCTCTGATATTTTTTTATGTACAAAGGTTACAGCTTCATCTTCCAAGGTTTCTTGTGAAGACCGGTAAACAATCCTGAATGAAATACTTTTACTTTCCTGGGGTATGTTTTCACCTTCATACACATCAAACAAAAATATATCTTCCACTAATTGCTCGTCCATATTTCTTACACTGTTTATAAGTGATACAGCTTCAATATTTTTATTAACAATAATGGTAATATCTCTTGAAATAGAGGGGTATTTAGGCAGGGCTTGTGCCTGCTTATCATCT from the Desulfonema limicola genome contains:
- a CDS encoding ABC transporter substrate-binding protein, with the translated sequence MKQNKIKFISIMVSAAVIISFSCSVHAGQTYKLALSLAITGPTSDAGNPYAKGVEDYFKYVNDNKLLGDDIIECTIRDDQYKTDVTKRNFEEFLDNGIVFYLNYSTGSTLALKQDFEEEKIPVIPASFHAGNLVDSNYIFLPIASYSAQCIGLAEYVAAHHKGGGIPKAAMFIHPSAFGRGPVEDVEKAVKAGLNMEIVEVTEHGKDLDNTAMLQRFISKGVQYVITQTIQSPVATLLKDANRLGLAAKSFGEEGKLTFLGAHYTGGNDLIALAGPAAENFFWTTSYTLTSEPGPGTDMQLALAKKYGRDDKAANSHNYTNGIMAAQVAAECIIRAKAKGSKITRETLYNELLAMNGDNAFKLDTTVGPVTYSKTDHEGVDNLQLYSVQNGVFKSVGKPFSPEYSKKIK
- a CDS encoding branched-chain amino acid ABC transporter permease yields the protein MASNRWLTTGNYFTSYKQEQRIFLTHLDRTGFLIFLILLFVWPLVFPPSNKYMLVIDNILIAAVAVLGLNIATGFAGLISIGHAAFVGVGAYTAAFFAKTIGDSHVFLTHAWPLVILLSGFAGAFFGAVVGLPALRLKHLYLAIATLSFQMIFTWTINFMDFFDQGQTIPIARVFWFTGEVSRKEHYLFWYYAILVILILLGFMIRNLLRTRYGRCLVAVRDNDRAADAMGMHPGLTKVYAFALAGFMAGVAGALHAYLYRGVGIESFSLHESITYLAMAIVGGLGTLHGSFWGPAAIKMLDLFVENISEYAGSVLPATMNLTTALRPLSFGLVIVLFLMFEPRGIANWWRIFRSYTRLWPFRY
- a CDS encoding branched-chain amino acid ABC transporter permease; this translates as MMSYFFQLLISGIVVGSIYALSALGFVLIYKSSRVLNIAHGQIIAGGAFITYALTVWADIPIYISFFLSMIITFFLAMSVERIFLRRLIGEPVISVIMVTIGLMSILDGIIYLTPFGSENFSFPVFFPKTPISFGGVSVSWTQLVGVIITFLLIAAFSWFFKKSTIGISMRAVSDDQLAAMSVGISVPKVFGLAWAAAGLSAAAAGGIIGNITGLNFDTLHAFGITVFPVVILGGLDSIIGAVAAGIIMGLIQQFASGYLDGHFGLSGTAEVLPYIILLVILLFKPHGLFGIHEIERV
- a CDS encoding AMP-binding protein; the encoded protein is MEDREHLLKYTIPQLLYRRSLYSPDKVALREKDFGYWKSYTWKNYYSFVRKTGLGLEKIGIKKGDKIALIGDNIPEMLFMAIGIQSLGGISAGIYQTSLPDEIAGIIEYLDVTAVFCDNQEQVDKLVEIRSRIPGVKKVIYEDARGMRSYKSDKWFMNIKEIYELGDTAHKEDPDHFQSLVDQGKPDEVCHLCLTSGTTGLPKGAMMTHLNYVNMGVQITKVDPLEESDEYLSFLPFAWIGEQMNSFGVAMATGIAINFPESVETVMDDLKEIGPHFMFGAPRIYETIRSQIWLKIDESYWFNRLLYNYFIKTGEKAAQYRMTGRKMPAGLAFKSWLGKQMMFRPLVNQIGLLRLRRAYTGGAALGPELFTFYQAIGVNLKQIYGQTEITGIAYMHRDGDIRSNTVGKPLPGTECKISDSGEILSRSASVSPGYYKLPDKTEELLENGWLHSGDAGYLDENGHLIVIDRVSDVMYNNNGEMFSPMFLENRLKFSPYIKEAVIFGNNEDYVSTLVNIDPVVVGKWAEDRGVSFSTFMDLSAKPEVAELIQDQIALINAGAEQEHFKIRRFAILYKLLDMDDGELTKTGKIRRKFVLEKYQELYDALYDESIKDKKVKACFQYQDGQTAIVETQICFYTM
- a CDS encoding ABC transporter ATP-binding protein encodes the protein MAQLTITDITLTFGGLNALQDVNMTIEQGLITSVIGPNGAGKTSLLNCISGFYHPGKGKICFMGHDLTHSSPHQVSILGIARAFQNIELFKGMSVLDNLLLARHKNLKYNFLQAVFFFGRASQSEAENREYVEEVIDFMELEPFRKKMVGSLAYGVQKRVEVARALTLEPKLLLLDEPMAGMNLEEKEDMVRFIIDIQQERNTTIVLVEHDLGVVMDISDYICVLDFGQLIGSGTPKEVSSDKKVIEAYIGEE
- a CDS encoding peptidoglycan DD-metalloendopeptidase family protein, with protein sequence MRKQCPGDRWQYFGIFRKIISWFLVFLTVSMVSIFQDSDNLSNVCFSRADEQKSMIEAEVLGTENQPEIYVYNRYYGPVEIEFILTRAVNIISSPVLPARFVIPQAGRIKTFTLRPSMPQASFSYAYEYRFTFGDPKAEHRPPKPYRPPFPNGNRFRISRSFQDNSGSDDNYNAFAVNILMSKGVPVCVSRKGVVMDIAMETFTKKTSAGIIKGQTYLVRLLHDDGTMGVYAHLKPGSVSVSTGMQLEEKQVIGEPGVSDDIDMPHLYFAVQKNSSMKLESIPFEFEDPQSAKGIPPFRGMVLRTD
- a CDS encoding exopolyphosphatase, which gives rise to MRLLTRSDFDGLGCAVLLKEAGLIDDIKFVHPKDIQDGKIEVSSDDILANIPYVKGCGLWFDHHSSEDERKAFGDFQGISDPTAKSAAGVIYKYYGGKEKFPGKCFQELVAAVDKADSADFTKDEILNPKGWVLLSFIMDPRTGLGRYKDYRISNYQLMMDMIEYCRHKTVDEILEIEDVKERVKRYFDQDELFRRMIKDNIVIRNNVIILDLRNQEEIYTGNRFLLYSLYPEQNISIQVIWGLNKQNVVMTCGHSIINRTSKTDVGSLMLKYGGGGHKKVGTCQVSPDEADKILEEIITSMNADG